The genome window GAGTATCCTTCAAATGTGAAATACTCTGGCTATGAAGTTAAAGAGTTGACCAAGACCATAAAGATAAACAAAAGGGGGATTTACATCTTTAGGTTTATCAATTCAGCTTTAGGTCAGCGTGTTGGCTCAGTAAAAATTAGTAGAGTTCCTGTAAATGATAAAGCTCTGGGGTTCAATCCAAATATCAATTGGAAAGAAGTAGCTGATACCACTTATGCTATTGTCAAAAAGAAAGAACTTGTTGGACAGGATACTACTTATAAGATGGTCAATGTAAGAGAACTTGTAAATACAGAGACTCTAGTTGAGGAACTTTTTAACAAAAAAGAACAGGTGGCTGCTCAGATGACCATGGGTAAAGCAAGCGAATCACTTCTTACAATTACAATGCCTCGGAATTATAATACTGAGCTTGAATCTCGTGAAGTAGTTGCTTGGGCATATTGGATAGGAGTAGGTCAAGAAGGCCATAATGCATTCGAAGCTAATAAGGCTAAATATATGAAAGCACTTGGTGGTGTGGCTAATGCTACAGGTAATCCGTTAATTGGGCTAGCACTTAACCAGTTCGCTTTCCTACCCACAGGTAATGCAGGAAGTAATGTTGCTTATTACTTTTTCCAAGATCAAGCAAATGCTGAAATGTTTTGGCACAACCATGATGCTAAGGGTTGGCGATTTTTTGATCAAGGCAATGGGGTTTCGGGATATGGCAGAAAAGAAGCTCCCTTGCAAGGCACATTTTACCTTGGGCTCCATAATGACAATGTATACAACGATATAAATGTTGATGTGAAGTTTGTTGCAGTAGTACAGAAAAAGACATACCAAACTAAGCAAATAAAGCAGCCAATAGTAACACCAAGATATGAGGAGAAGGTATACAAACAACCAAATGTGAGTATTAAGAAAGTGCCGACACATTCCTAACTTATGTAATAAGTTAATACTTCCTATAACTAATAATCCCTCTACCACAATAGAGGGATTATTAGTTATAGGACATTCTTTTCGTGCGAAATGAAAAGCATAATAAGTATGCTCTTCATTTATTTAAGTCATAGTTCGAAAAGGATAAGAGTAACAGCCTATAAAAACAATTTTGTTACTTTTCTGTTACTCTAGAAACAAAAAACCCGCTTATTTATCGAAATAAGCGGGTTTTTAAGCTTTACTAAGTAGTCCGTAGGGGAATCGAACCCCTGTTGCCAGAATGAAAATCTGAAGTCCTAACCCCTAGACGAACGGACCGTTATGTATTTTGTGTCACTCATTCCTGATTGACGATGCAAATATAGGCTACAAAAATGTTTTGCAAAACATTTAGCTCAAAAAAAAACGAAACAAAGTGTAAAGTATTCGTATTCAGGGGAGAAAAAAATATTGGTTTTCCTTTTAGCGAATACGTAACTTCGCACCACATTAAATATACATCTTACCAAATATAGATACCATGTCTAAAATTAAAGTTGCAATTAACGGTTTTGGCCGTATCGGTAGACTTACTTTTAAGGCACTGCTCCAAAAAGAGAATGTAGAAGTAGTAGCTATCAATGACCTTACTAATACCAAAACTCTTGCCCACCTGCTAAAATATGACTCTGTGCATGGCAAGTTTGATGGTACAGTAGAAGCCACTGAAAATGGCATTATCGTAAATGGTCGTGAGATCAGAATTACTGCTGAGCGTGAGCCAAAGAACCTGCCTTGGAAAGAGCTTGGCGTGGATGTAGTGCTGGAATCAACTGGTCGTTTCGTAGACGAGCAGGGTGCTGGCGGACATATTGAGGCTGGTGCTAAAAAAGTAGTTATCTCTGCTCCTGCAAAAGGTAACATCCCTACAGTAGTACTTGGTGTAAACGAAGACATCCTTACTGGTGATGAGAAGATCGTTTCTAACGCATCTTGTACCACTAACTGCCTTGCGCCAATGGCAAAAGTGCTGGATGATACATTTGGTATTGAGAAGGGCTACATCACTACTGTGCATGCGTATACTTCTGACCAGAACCTACAGGATGCGCCTCACAGCGACCTGAGAAGAGCACGTGCTGCTTCTTACTCTATCATCCCAACATCAACTGGTGCAGCTAAGGCCGTAGGTCTTGTATTACCACACCTTAAAGGTAAACTGGATGGTGTTGCCATGCGTGTTCCAGTTCCGGATGGCTCTTTAACCGACTTAACAGTTGTGTTGAAGAAGCCTGCAACAAAAGAAGAAATCAACGCAGCGCTT of Pontibacter deserti contains these proteins:
- the gap gene encoding type I glyceraldehyde-3-phosphate dehydrogenase; the encoded protein is MSKIKVAINGFGRIGRLTFKALLQKENVEVVAINDLTNTKTLAHLLKYDSVHGKFDGTVEATENGIIVNGREIRITAEREPKNLPWKELGVDVVLESTGRFVDEQGAGGHIEAGAKKVVISAPAKGNIPTVVLGVNEDILTGDEKIVSNASCTTNCLAPMAKVLDDTFGIEKGYITTVHAYTSDQNLQDAPHSDLRRARAASYSIIPTSTGAAKAVGLVLPHLKGKLDGVAMRVPVPDGSLTDLTVVLKKPATKEEINAALKKAAEGEMKGILEYTEDPIVSIDIVGNPHSCIFDAEMTSANETLVKVVGWYDNETGYSNRAADLIAKLGQ